A window from Malacoplasma iowae encodes these proteins:
- a CDS encoding arginine deiminase — MGNNIPKKINVFSEIGNLKRVLVHTPGKEIEYVTPQRLDELLFSAILDPVRAREEHKEFIKILESQGVEVVQLVDLTAETYDVAESQAKENFIQKWLDESLPKLTDENRNKVYSLLKSLEKDPKEMIRKMMSGVLASEIGVKSDVELIVDPMPNLYFTRDPFASVGNGITLHRMFRPTRRRETIFADFIFSNHPEYKSTQKYYEREDKFSLEGGDVFIYNNKTLVVGVSERTEKGAIKALAKAVQNNSNMSFEKIYAINVPKMSNLMHLDTWLTMLDTDKFLYSPNMMGVLKIWEIDLSDKSLKWKEIRDSLDHFLSTIIGKKAITVPVAGKDAMQFEIDIETHFDATNFIAVAPGVVIGYDRNKKTNEALKEAGIKVLSWNGDQLSLGMGSARCMTMPLYREELKK; from the coding sequence ATGGGAAATAATATTCCAAAAAAAATTAATGTTTTTAGCGAAATTGGAAACTTAAAAAGAGTCCTAGTACATACTCCTGGAAAAGAAATTGAGTATGTTACGCCGCAAAGATTAGATGAATTATTGTTTAGTGCAATACTTGATCCAGTCCGAGCTAGGGAAGAACACAAAGAATTTATCAAGATACTTGAAAGTCAAGGTGTTGAAGTAGTCCAACTAGTTGATTTAACAGCTGAAACTTACGATGTAGCTGAATCACAAGCTAAAGAAAATTTCATCCAAAAATGATTGGATGAATCTCTTCCTAAATTAACAGATGAAAATAGAAACAAAGTTTACTCTCTGTTAAAGTCATTGGAAAAAGATCCAAAAGAAATGATTAGAAAAATGATGTCAGGGGTATTAGCATCTGAAATTGGTGTTAAATCTGATGTTGAACTAATCGTTGATCCAATGCCAAACTTATACTTTACAAGAGACCCATTTGCATCTGTTGGAAACGGTATAACTCTTCACCGTATGTTTAGACCAACAAGAAGAAGAGAAACTATATTTGCAGATTTTATATTCTCAAATCACCCTGAATATAAGTCAACTCAAAAATACTATGAAAGAGAAGACAAATTCAGCTTAGAAGGTGGAGATGTATTTATCTACAATAATAAAACACTAGTTGTTGGTGTTTCTGAAAGAACAGAAAAAGGTGCTATTAAAGCTTTAGCTAAAGCTGTACAAAATAACTCAAATATGAGCTTTGAAAAAATATATGCAATAAATGTTCCTAAAATGAGTAACTTAATGCACTTAGATACTTGATTAACAATGTTAGATACAGACAAATTCTTATACTCACCAAACATGATGGGTGTATTAAAAATCTGAGAAATTGATTTATCAGACAAGAGTTTAAAATGAAAAGAAATTAGAGATTCTTTAGATCACTTCTTATCTACTATCATTGGTAAAAAAGCTATCACTGTTCCAGTTGCTGGTAAAGATGCTATGCAATTTGAAATAGATATCGAAACTCACTTTGATGCTACTAACTTTATAGCAGTAGCTCCTGGTGTTGTAATAGGATATGACAGAAACAAAAAAACAAATGAAGCTTTAAAAGAAGCTGGAATTAAAGTTCTATCTTGAAATGGTGATCAATTATCACTAGGTATGGGTTCTGCTAGATGTATGACTATGCCTCTATATAGAGAAGAATTAAAAAAATAA
- a CDS encoding acetyl-CoA hydrolase/transferase family protein, whose protein sequence is MKDVFTIYKEKLTTPDIAIELIKDKTKFAFPMHFMQPRALFEAIAKKARNNGYTRLDAYYFSSRDHARETILSWDLNKIIIPHSFFISETERKINALNDQEKGEKRVMFHPCHFSQSPKIFTEVIKPDTFITMVSPMDKFGYMSIGLSNDYASSLLRTAKNIIVEVNENVPYTFGSQNTIHVSEVSAIVENNIPLLEVNDQEPKPEELKIAETIADLIPNGATIQMGIGGLPNLVCKKLENHKDLGIHTEVLTTGMIKLIKDGVVNNSKKNINTGKTVYTFAIGNKEMYGLLDKNPSFESYPVDYVNDDYIISKNDNVISINSTIEIDLTGACNSEHLKGHQYSATGGQVDFVRGAYKSKNGKSFIALTSTASNGKFSKIVPKLSGPVTTTRTDVQYVVTEYGIVNLKGLSSSERALALINIAHPKFRDELLKEAKKLNIL, encoded by the coding sequence ATGAAAGATGTTTTTACAATTTATAAAGAAAAACTTACTACTCCTGATATAGCAATAGAATTAATAAAAGATAAAACTAAGTTTGCTTTTCCAATGCACTTTATGCAACCAAGAGCATTGTTTGAAGCAATAGCTAAAAAAGCTAGAAACAATGGATATACAAGACTTGATGCTTATTATTTTTCTTCAAGAGACCATGCAAGAGAAACTATATTATCTTGAGACCTTAACAAAATAATAATTCCACACTCATTTTTTATAAGTGAAACAGAAAGAAAAATTAATGCCCTAAATGACCAAGAAAAGGGTGAAAAAAGAGTTATGTTTCATCCTTGCCACTTTTCACAATCTCCTAAAATATTTACCGAAGTTATTAAACCAGATACTTTTATTACTATGGTTTCACCAATGGATAAGTTTGGATATATGAGTATAGGTCTTTCAAATGATTATGCTAGCTCTCTTTTAAGAACTGCGAAAAATATAATAGTTGAAGTTAATGAAAATGTACCATATACTTTTGGAAGTCAAAACACAATTCATGTATCAGAAGTTTCAGCTATTGTAGAAAATAATATTCCATTATTAGAAGTTAATGATCAAGAACCAAAACCTGAAGAATTAAAAATTGCAGAAACTATTGCGGATTTAATTCCTAATGGAGCAACCATTCAAATGGGTATTGGCGGATTGCCAAACTTAGTTTGTAAAAAATTAGAAAACCATAAAGATTTAGGAATTCATACTGAAGTTTTAACTACAGGTATGATTAAACTAATTAAAGATGGTGTTGTAAATAATTCAAAGAAAAACATAAATACAGGAAAAACAGTATATACCTTTGCAATTGGAAATAAAGAAATGTATGGGTTGTTAGATAAAAATCCATCATTTGAAAGCTACCCTGTAGATTATGTAAATGATGATTATATAATTTCTAAAAATGATAATGTTATAAGTATTAATTCAACTATAGAAATAGATCTTACTGGCGCTTGTAATTCAGAACATTTAAAAGGACATCAATATTCAGCAACAGGAGGCCAAGTTGATTTTGTAAGAGGTGCTTACAAATCAAAAAATGGCAAATCATTTATTGCTTTAACATCAACTGCATCAAATGGAAAATTTTCAAAAATTGTTCCTAAACTTAGTGGCCCAGTAACAACAACAAGAACAGATGTACAATATGTTGTAACAGAATATGGAATTGTTAATCTAAAAGGATTATCAAGTTCTGAAAGAGCATTAGCTCTTATAAATATTGCACACCCTAAATTTAGAGACGAATTATTAAAGGAAGCTAAAAAACTCAACATACTATAA
- the argF gene encoding ornithine carbamoyltransferase — protein sequence MAWNIKTPRHFDTLMNFTTEEILHLVDQSIKVKENEKNGIRPQNLVGKTVVGIFEKNSTRTANATFKAANYLGMQYFYNGPTGSNMGSKESVADTANVFTEMYDIALFRTFGQEKIDEYAKNSRIPLINGLSDQEHPTQTIADLQTIKEAFGSFKGLKVVFAGDYKNNMGHSWMFACAFTGMDLVMYGPRNYELQLNPKILKFCKELWAKNGGSITFTEDKAVAARGANVIATDVWVSLGESFDLWEKRLAEMHSFQVDKAMMEMAAPNVKFMHCLPAFHDINTEYGKKVAELYGNKYPAVAGGAIEVTDEVFQNEKWNLSFVEAGNRWTSIAAIIQELLK from the coding sequence ATGGCTTGAAATATTAAAACGCCACGTCACTTTGACACATTAATGAATTTTACAACTGAAGAAATTTTACATTTAGTTGATCAATCAATAAAAGTTAAAGAAAATGAAAAAAACGGTATTAGACCTCAAAACTTAGTAGGAAAAACTGTTGTTGGTATTTTTGAAAAAAACTCAACAAGAACAGCTAATGCAACTTTCAAAGCTGCTAACTACTTAGGTATGCAATATTTCTATAATGGACCTACAGGTTCAAACATGGGTTCTAAAGAATCTGTTGCTGATACAGCAAACGTGTTTACAGAAATGTATGATATCGCTCTTTTTAGAACTTTTGGACAAGAAAAAATTGATGAATATGCAAAGAATTCTAGAATTCCATTAATTAATGGTTTATCTGACCAAGAACACCCAACACAAACAATTGCTGACCTACAAACTATTAAAGAAGCATTTGGTTCTTTTAAAGGATTAAAAGTTGTGTTTGCTGGTGACTACAAAAACAATATGGGACACTCATGAATGTTCGCTTGTGCTTTCACAGGTATGGATTTAGTAATGTATGGACCAAGAAACTATGAATTACAATTAAACCCTAAAATCTTAAAATTCTGTAAAGAATTATGAGCTAAAAATGGTGGATCAATTACTTTCACTGAAGATAAAGCAGTTGCTGCTAGAGGTGCAAACGTAATTGCTACTGACGTTTGAGTTTCATTAGGTGAATCTTTTGACCTATGAGAAAAACGTTTAGCTGAAATGCATTCTTTCCAAGTTGATAAAGCTATGATGGAAATGGCTGCTCCGAATGTTAAATTCATGCACTGTTTACCAGCATTCCATGATATCAACACTGAATATGGAAAAAAAGTTGCTGAATTATATGGTAACAAATACCCAGCTGTTGCTGGTGGAGCTATAGAAGTTACTGATGAAGTTTTCCAAAATGAAAAATGAAACCTTTCATTCGTGGAAGCTGGTAACCGTTGAACTTCAATTGCAGCTATTATTCAAGAATTATTAAAATAA
- the arcC gene encoding carbamate kinase: protein MKIVIALGGNALGNNPEEQKELLKIPAQKVASLVAMGHTVLIGHGNGPQVGMIYNAFADAKKSNEKTPTVPFAEAGGMSQGYIGYHMLTAIKTELNKLNIPKEVVYVETLTYVDKNDDAFNNPTKPVGPFYSSKEEAEKFNPNSTIIDDAGRGYRVVVPSPKPIDILGINTIKALVNAGVVVVAGGGGGIPTVKNGETVYGVDGVIDKDFTCAKIAEKIDADLFVILTAVDNVYVNWNKPNQKKLETVSLNELDTYIQEGQFAKGSMLPKIEACVKFVNSGENKKAIIADLKNAELAIEGKSGTIIVK, encoded by the coding sequence ATGAAAATAGTTATTGCTTTAGGTGGAAACGCTTTAGGAAACAATCCAGAAGAACAAAAAGAATTACTTAAAATACCTGCCCAAAAAGTTGCCTCTCTTGTAGCTATGGGTCACACAGTTTTAATTGGACATGGTAATGGTCCTCAAGTTGGTATGATATATAATGCTTTTGCAGATGCTAAAAAATCAAATGAAAAAACTCCAACAGTTCCTTTTGCTGAAGCTGGTGGTATGAGCCAAGGGTATATAGGTTACCACATGTTAACTGCTATCAAAACAGAACTAAACAAACTTAACATTCCAAAAGAAGTTGTTTATGTTGAAACATTAACTTATGTTGATAAAAATGATGATGCATTTAACAATCCTACAAAACCTGTTGGTCCATTCTACAGTTCAAAAGAAGAAGCTGAAAAATTCAATCCTAACTCTACTATTATTGATGATGCAGGTCGTGGATACAGAGTTGTTGTTCCAAGTCCAAAACCAATAGATATTTTAGGTATCAATACTATTAAAGCATTAGTTAATGCTGGAGTAGTTGTTGTAGCCGGTGGTGGTGGTGGAATCCCAACAGTTAAAAATGGTGAAACTGTATATGGAGTAGATGGAGTAATTGATAAAGACTTTACATGTGCAAAAATTGCTGAAAAAATAGATGCTGATCTGTTTGTTATTCTTACAGCTGTTGATAATGTTTATGTTAACTGAAATAAACCAAACCAAAAGAAACTTGAAACTGTAAGTCTTAATGAACTTGATACATACATCCAAGAAGGCCAATTTGCTAAAGGAAGTATGTTACCAAAAATTGAAGCTTGTGTTAAATTTGTAAATTCTGGAGAAAACAAAAAAGCTATTATTGCTGACTTAAAAAATGCTGAACTAGCTATTGAAGGAAAATCTGGAACTATTATAGTTAAATAA